The proteins below come from a single Macaca fascicularis isolate 582-1 chromosome 9, T2T-MFA8v1.1 genomic window:
- the LOC102119798 gene encoding pulmonary surfactant-associated protein A isoform X6: MPISCLEHRFCGRALRDGRKPGSPHTYKRCCLPCLLTWRQRPKELEALCVGPMGPPGDMPCFPGNDGLPGAPGIPGECGEKGEPGERGPPALSLQESILAIGGKVFSTNGQSATFDAIQEACARAGGHIAVPRSPEENEAIASFVKKYNTYAYVGLTEGPSPGDFRYSDGTPVNYTNWYPGEPAGRGTEQCVEMYTDGRWNDRNCLYNRLTICEF, from the exons ATGCCCATTTCCTGCCTGGAGCACAGGTTTTGTGGTAGGGCTCTCAGGGATGGGAGGAAGCCTGGCAGCCCCCACACCTATAAACGCTGCTGTCTACCTTGCCTTCTGACTTGGAGGCAGAGACCCAAGGAGCTGGAGGCTCTGTGTGTGG GCCCCATGGGTCCGCCTGGAGATATGCCATGTTTTCCTGGGAATGATGGGCTGCCTGGAGCCCCTGGTATCCCTGGAGAgtgtggagagaagggagagcCTGGCGAGAGGGGCCCTCCAG CCCTCAGTCTACAGGAGTCCATACTGGCAATAGGAGGGAAGGTCTTCTCCACCAATGGGCAGTCTGCCACTTTTGATGCCATTCAGGAGGCATGCGCCAGAGCAGGCGGCCACATTGCTGTCCCAAGGAGTCCAGAGGAAAACGAAGCCATTGCGAGCTTCGTGAAGAAGTACAACACGTATGCCTATGTGGGCCTGACTGAAGGACCAAGCCCTGGAGACTTCCGCTACTCAGATGGGACCCCTGTAAACTACACCAACTGGTACCCAGGGGAGCCCGCGGGTCGGGGAACCGAGCAGTGTGTGGAGATGTACACAGACGGGCGGTGGAATGACAGGAACTGCCTGTACAACCGACTGACCATCTGTGAGTTCTGA
- the LOC102119798 gene encoding pulmonary surfactant-associated protein A isoform X3, protein MRDRWSESVRAAAGAGAMWLCPLALTLTLMAASGAACEVKDICVGSPGIPGTPGSHGLPGRDGRDGVKGDPGPPGPMGPPGDMPCFPGNDGLPGAPGIPGECGEKGEPGERGPPGLPAHLDEELQATLHDFRHQILQTRGALSLQESILAIGGKVFSTNGQSATFDAIQEACARAGGHIAVPRSPEENEAIASFVKKYNTYAYVGLTEGPSPGDFRYSDGTPVNYTNWYPGEPAGRGTEQCVEMYTDGRWNDRNCLYNRLTICEF, encoded by the exons ATGAGGGACAGATggagtgagtcagtga GAGCAGCAGCTGGAGCCGGAGCCATGTGGCTGTGccctctggccctcactctcacCTTGATGGCAGCCTCTGGCGCTGCGTGCGAAGTGAAGGACATTTGTGTTGGAAGCCCTGGTATCCCCGGCACTCCTGGATCCCATGGCCTGCCAGGCAGGGATGGGAGAGATGGTGTCAAAGGAGACCCTGGCCCTCCAG GCCCCATGGGTCCGCCTGGAGATATGCCATGTTTTCCTGGGAATGATGGGCTGCCTGGAGCCCCTGGTATCCCTGGAGAgtgtggagagaagggagagcCTGGCGAGAGGGGCCCTCCAG GGCTTCCAGCTCATCTAGATGAGGAGCTCCAAGCCACACTCCACGACTTCAGACATCAAATCTTGCAGACAAGGGGAG CCCTCAGTCTACAGGAGTCCATACTGGCAATAGGAGGGAAGGTCTTCTCCACCAATGGGCAGTCTGCCACTTTTGATGCCATTCAGGAGGCATGCGCCAGAGCAGGCGGCCACATTGCTGTCCCAAGGAGTCCAGAGGAAAACGAAGCCATTGCGAGCTTCGTGAAGAAGTACAACACGTATGCCTATGTGGGCCTGACTGAAGGACCAAGCCCTGGAGACTTCCGCTACTCAGATGGGACCCCTGTAAACTACACCAACTGGTACCCAGGGGAGCCCGCGGGTCGGGGAACCGAGCAGTGTGTGGAGATGTACACAGACGGGCGGTGGAATGACAGGAACTGCCTGTACAACCGACTGACCATCTGTGAGTTCTGA
- the LOC102119798 gene encoding pulmonary surfactant-associated protein A isoform X2, with the protein MWLCPLALTLTLMAASGAACEVKDICVGSPGIPGTPGSHGLPGRDGRDGVKGDPGPPGPMGPPGDMPCFPGNDGLPGAPGIPGECGEKGEPGERGPPALSLQESILAIGGKVFSTNGQSATFDAIQEACARAGGHIAVPRSPEENEAIASFVKKYNTYAYVGLTEGPSPGDFRYSDGTPVNYTNWYPGEPAGRGTEQCVEMYTDGRWNDRNCLYNRLTICEF; encoded by the exons ATGTGGCTGTGccctctggccctcactctcacCTTGATGGCAGCCTCTGGCGCTGCGTGCGAAGTGAAGGACATTTGTGTTGGAAGCCCTGGTATCCCCGGCACTCCTGGATCCCATGGCCTGCCAGGCAGGGATGGGAGAGATGGTGTCAAAGGAGACCCTGGCCCTCCAG GCCCCATGGGTCCGCCTGGAGATATGCCATGTTTTCCTGGGAATGATGGGCTGCCTGGAGCCCCTGGTATCCCTGGAGAgtgtggagagaagggagagcCTGGCGAGAGGGGCCCTCCAG CCCTCAGTCTACAGGAGTCCATACTGGCAATAGGAGGGAAGGTCTTCTCCACCAATGGGCAGTCTGCCACTTTTGATGCCATTCAGGAGGCATGCGCCAGAGCAGGCGGCCACATTGCTGTCCCAAGGAGTCCAGAGGAAAACGAAGCCATTGCGAGCTTCGTGAAGAAGTACAACACGTATGCCTATGTGGGCCTGACTGAAGGACCAAGCCCTGGAGACTTCCGCTACTCAGATGGGACCCCTGTAAACTACACCAACTGGTACCCAGGGGAGCCCGCGGGTCGGGGAACCGAGCAGTGTGTGGAGATGTACACAGACGGGCGGTGGAATGACAGGAACTGCCTGTACAACCGACTGACCATCTGTGAGTTCTGA
- the LOC102119798 gene encoding pulmonary surfactant-associated protein A isoform X4, protein MPISCLEHRFCGRALRDGRKPGSPHTYKRCCLPCLLTWRQRPKELEALCVGPMGPPGDMPCFPGNDGLPGAPGIPGECGEKGEPGERGPPGLPAHLDEELQATLHDFRHQILQTRGALSLQESILAIGGKVFSTNGQSATFDAIQEACARAGGHIAVPRSPEENEAIASFVKKYNTYAYVGLTEGPSPGDFRYSDGTPVNYTNWYPGEPAGRGTEQCVEMYTDGRWNDRNCLYNRLTICEF, encoded by the exons ATGCCCATTTCCTGCCTGGAGCACAGGTTTTGTGGTAGGGCTCTCAGGGATGGGAGGAAGCCTGGCAGCCCCCACACCTATAAACGCTGCTGTCTACCTTGCCTTCTGACTTGGAGGCAGAGACCCAAGGAGCTGGAGGCTCTGTGTGTGG GCCCCATGGGTCCGCCTGGAGATATGCCATGTTTTCCTGGGAATGATGGGCTGCCTGGAGCCCCTGGTATCCCTGGAGAgtgtggagagaagggagagcCTGGCGAGAGGGGCCCTCCAG GGCTTCCAGCTCATCTAGATGAGGAGCTCCAAGCCACACTCCACGACTTCAGACATCAAATCTTGCAGACAAGGGGAG CCCTCAGTCTACAGGAGTCCATACTGGCAATAGGAGGGAAGGTCTTCTCCACCAATGGGCAGTCTGCCACTTTTGATGCCATTCAGGAGGCATGCGCCAGAGCAGGCGGCCACATTGCTGTCCCAAGGAGTCCAGAGGAAAACGAAGCCATTGCGAGCTTCGTGAAGAAGTACAACACGTATGCCTATGTGGGCCTGACTGAAGGACCAAGCCCTGGAGACTTCCGCTACTCAGATGGGACCCCTGTAAACTACACCAACTGGTACCCAGGGGAGCCCGCGGGTCGGGGAACCGAGCAGTGTGTGGAGATGTACACAGACGGGCGGTGGAATGACAGGAACTGCCTGTACAACCGACTGACCATCTGTGAGTTCTGA
- the LOC102119798 gene encoding pulmonary surfactant-associated protein A isoform X5: MRDRWSESVRAAAGAGAMWLCPLALTLTLMAASGAACEVKDICVGSPGIPGTPGSHGLPGRDGRDGVKGDPGPPGPMGPPGDMPCFPGNDGLPGAPGIPGECGEKGEPGERGPPALSLQESILAIGGKVFSTNGQSATFDAIQEACARAGGHIAVPRSPEENEAIASFVKKYNTYAYVGLTEGPSPGDFRYSDGTPVNYTNWYPGEPAGRGTEQCVEMYTDGRWNDRNCLYNRLTICEF; encoded by the exons ATGAGGGACAGATggagtgagtcagtga GAGCAGCAGCTGGAGCCGGAGCCATGTGGCTGTGccctctggccctcactctcacCTTGATGGCAGCCTCTGGCGCTGCGTGCGAAGTGAAGGACATTTGTGTTGGAAGCCCTGGTATCCCCGGCACTCCTGGATCCCATGGCCTGCCAGGCAGGGATGGGAGAGATGGTGTCAAAGGAGACCCTGGCCCTCCAG GCCCCATGGGTCCGCCTGGAGATATGCCATGTTTTCCTGGGAATGATGGGCTGCCTGGAGCCCCTGGTATCCCTGGAGAgtgtggagagaagggagagcCTGGCGAGAGGGGCCCTCCAG CCCTCAGTCTACAGGAGTCCATACTGGCAATAGGAGGGAAGGTCTTCTCCACCAATGGGCAGTCTGCCACTTTTGATGCCATTCAGGAGGCATGCGCCAGAGCAGGCGGCCACATTGCTGTCCCAAGGAGTCCAGAGGAAAACGAAGCCATTGCGAGCTTCGTGAAGAAGTACAACACGTATGCCTATGTGGGCCTGACTGAAGGACCAAGCCCTGGAGACTTCCGCTACTCAGATGGGACCCCTGTAAACTACACCAACTGGTACCCAGGGGAGCCCGCGGGTCGGGGAACCGAGCAGTGTGTGGAGATGTACACAGACGGGCGGTGGAATGACAGGAACTGCCTGTACAACCGACTGACCATCTGTGAGTTCTGA
- the LOC102119798 gene encoding pulmonary surfactant-associated protein A isoform X1 produces MWLCPLALTLTLMAASGAACEVKDICVGSPGIPGTPGSHGLPGRDGRDGVKGDPGPPGPMGPPGDMPCFPGNDGLPGAPGIPGECGEKGEPGERGPPGLPAHLDEELQATLHDFRHQILQTRGALSLQESILAIGGKVFSTNGQSATFDAIQEACARAGGHIAVPRSPEENEAIASFVKKYNTYAYVGLTEGPSPGDFRYSDGTPVNYTNWYPGEPAGRGTEQCVEMYTDGRWNDRNCLYNRLTICEF; encoded by the exons ATGTGGCTGTGccctctggccctcactctcacCTTGATGGCAGCCTCTGGCGCTGCGTGCGAAGTGAAGGACATTTGTGTTGGAAGCCCTGGTATCCCCGGCACTCCTGGATCCCATGGCCTGCCAGGCAGGGATGGGAGAGATGGTGTCAAAGGAGACCCTGGCCCTCCAG GCCCCATGGGTCCGCCTGGAGATATGCCATGTTTTCCTGGGAATGATGGGCTGCCTGGAGCCCCTGGTATCCCTGGAGAgtgtggagagaagggagagcCTGGCGAGAGGGGCCCTCCAG GGCTTCCAGCTCATCTAGATGAGGAGCTCCAAGCCACACTCCACGACTTCAGACATCAAATCTTGCAGACAAGGGGAG CCCTCAGTCTACAGGAGTCCATACTGGCAATAGGAGGGAAGGTCTTCTCCACCAATGGGCAGTCTGCCACTTTTGATGCCATTCAGGAGGCATGCGCCAGAGCAGGCGGCCACATTGCTGTCCCAAGGAGTCCAGAGGAAAACGAAGCCATTGCGAGCTTCGTGAAGAAGTACAACACGTATGCCTATGTGGGCCTGACTGAAGGACCAAGCCCTGGAGACTTCCGCTACTCAGATGGGACCCCTGTAAACTACACCAACTGGTACCCAGGGGAGCCCGCGGGTCGGGGAACCGAGCAGTGTGTGGAGATGTACACAGACGGGCGGTGGAATGACAGGAACTGCCTGTACAACCGACTGACCATCTGTGAGTTCTGA